The Episyrphus balteatus chromosome 4, idEpiBalt1.1, whole genome shotgun sequence genome includes a window with the following:
- the LOC129920149 gene encoding uncharacterized protein LOC129920149 isoform X2, with protein sequence MDTVAIVDLSDDIEIENMRKKLDRKRFNELKKYIPFLQYITAHDPVKNEKYVKLLQWFNSTKNFPARIATTCESAIKKRFQTLHKSMVFPPHIISIFEGGGEAIDLVSDDDCPETSENAKDKSSNNNNNNNKANNSSRNIEITKSNASQQKQQNSKNTSETSNFQSIDDIEEGEVLQDSEKVVEDVRVKKTRNVSLSEISLKEPSYESKDPATKDDNDETINQDLFSRIDNLDEDSLKPIALTESPNHFDIGKESTQRKRSPILRPKNLSTDNLSNISDDNLPSNEILVQRKKKKKHKHKKKCQTSLVDGSETENHDLEREKTHEEDQNDSPRHQKKSSKKKREKLKKTRSLYVSDDEDDQPNPVKNYVAPVKSVKISESELFQRRDSSKKETSTSEKSVMDSNTVVLLDSESDEAESNTLVPEEKIKTNFQTESSSISEPQPFRVETVHKPSTLIIGEKTSSTYLLEKSKEVIQSSPNKMKDLNNMDLNELNDIYAKLCERTGIQLEELLGDLVTKSSVTKNEHNTDIITIQDTNNYNNEAFEVCYDSYNLEEEHLQQNQFQQVNHQQIQHHEQLHQQDNHYQQQLEQQQFRTHQQHQHQQQQQAFPNHMHGSSNHIQNNLSVNYTYQNSLMPKLNLNDPRIVQKLKQIKDSPIHNLSIRESATWLMNNCNSQRPTYKSLPPVVVKPTSSTATTYGEHKRLKELEKQESELARQNKERERNRSPIEVLENVLKARSVSPKVDSTQKQQSKDSSGSEYGESDKGKTKSNAKRKNSSESESVTTGRRTADSRTNEDKSEDEETVVMSFGRPKSRARIVSSSSSSSNDTIEFPHCKPSTDNTESNIAKVVKIVMSALNQSKDNLVLTPSKSRRNSARKSTDSTKSDAKSQKSNSNSVEDGLNKVEDASSNNKNSNNNGKSKYKRPRRKTNDQLNKTPTKPAQPKRGNRELENLNCTFKEYSDMFEKFLLPTNDGKRLCSAAGNPTKMPEFSSSDGLNTKTRKTAKNGDSTDSELDPSTKVVKAARIGFRRKTYGAEETQPRGTNKSSGSIKVCFRRLSEREGFSVENIHDIESSDETDEFDIEEHRKIKSGLQMTYKNINKDPFNPVLKVTLSRLSTNEIKKWIKCDEVKSNNLISSIPTLIAQTTKPPNENDISKRREIGEMPILVPFTSKPVVTPKKTTPKGPLHLNNDKSMTLNSTKTCAICNKRPNDLTNHYIVQHQTESYTSRLTSQDIDNLEANITLAVRHRNRYRVTCAFCQVELEDNFVNFHAHFSFHTGEYGFKCAVCDLVKPYREDIRSHQYRTSTCLNGKIRSNYLYSPDLVVIYLYVCNLCNFVQLNEANIHKHQRDHHGFRLEDPQNVKKVIIAALDNGEILNEIMPADRDEDDFPTPPLEKDNQQLEQEFLDENPLDIKDVLVDQELPNTSQIASIENLLQDINVDNDALAYEMAPSPEDGLKLLHSPSDTSANVMTVVHTSNDNTCQESHKPIMEPLDQKPELKEIKIESVANERLEMPKMIYRQMFGDSSNYFGMYKCTNSGCWFSSNEAERFIQHVATSHDSIKRKISLDCAYCQFKTTKAQNIVGHVRAKHANCRYQCAECSYRSTIPGNVAIHRRMCHKNSTLDKGIYECASRVSQLSDRLADLKQKMVANIPPLKCPDCSESFYAISSLKSHIQKTHPSSFRKLDPIAFTELACLHCKNESNDKENMRIHLALEHPDEIGYVAERKLKNIGCVDAVENLNMINISLAVAPSDIYTALIDECDIIATATDDVGPTLIEDAPPTKVIKPNPAEILTEDVALILPKSTSPVVANISVTSMEEEKRLRPLLELLTENTGPPPSSLYRCPECIASFLHYELWQKHIITRHKITNTVTCPYCSKQFSLELAIIHFESHRRHEYICYHCVTSFCSREKIFQHFASFHPEFRSTIERKVTFGDVSFSIFKEKIVSIGPVDWLPLFQKLSDALRQQLKTKLQQNQHKEWLAGISAPCLAELEVPQYIMNGLPRYKCLCKSCPYVGSDENALNIHMNAHVAPDKYTCSHCAITQSNPCWENIKDHKMLHKQELYICCVCSFFYHSSAGMLKHIEKFHNFRDVPVISMWRDEINYKNSLSIVFPEKKMTFSTTDTCFCCSKIMKRKIVPHLKKEHKITLCPKCVICDAIILTHLDAEIHVKEHKQNSFRLKYEILTPFLYRAIVTSIAPFNFETRLIKEKRPSQTQDIAASISKKIKPNEDIPIEIKKEIVVKTEFEEENDETPSTSIKCVNLQNLMQNQNNLTQTGIISVQPISAITIGNLQQTPYQRESVGRSYIPNYTVITNNAGLIVPQNSFGNNVLIPSITATFPNPQEIMPVLRNESTCLSVNEQLPICCEINLPELAPICGNCNLECTDFTNLKTHFASTHSNVRFLFRLARQVECMYCSFRGRVHYLSAHQRSFHSDKMPLCRSLIDPNRCGICNEIFTRAPAVNQLQTFVCACPTRQRLLADCLDSNTLALLQSYGQHFAQYTCDVCNTPYNREQLCREHIVKAHKRALYPRLTNVGMMFVCFSCEKTDTSIDRIIEHIDTIHFRVRGDIPPNWRSVYKKINIIYRKGLTICAEDLKNTQYCHDIESFKKAVKDSEKVLI encoded by the exons aACATGAGAAAGAAATTGGATCGGAAGCGGTTCAACGAACTCAAGAAGTACATTCCATTCTTGCAATATATTACAGCTCATGATCctgtaaaaaatgaaaaatatgtcaaattacTCCAATGGTTTAATTCAACCAAAAA CTTTCCAGCGAGAATTGCAACAACATGTGAATCTGCTATTAAAAAACGATTTCAGACCCTTCATAAATCTATG GTGTTTCCTCCTCATATAATTTCGATTTTTGAAGGCGGAGGAGAAGCAATTGATCTTGTTTCAGATGATGATTGCCCTGAGACATCGGAGAATGCAAAAGACAaaagcagcaacaacaacaacaacaacaataaggCTAACAACTCTTCGAGAAATATTGAAATCACTAAAAGTAATGCTTCACAGCAAAAACAGCAAAACTCCAAAAACACATCTGAAACATCAAATTTTCAATCAATAGATGATATTGAGGAGGGAGAAGTTTTACAAGACTCCGAAAAAGTTGTTGAAGATGTAAGAGTGAAGAAAACACGCAATGTGTCCTTAtctgaaatttcattaaaagaaCCAAGTTATGAAAGTAAAGACCCTGCGACGAAGGACGATAACGATGAAACTATAAATCAAGACTTATTTAGTAGAATTGACAATCTTGATGAGGATTCTTTAAAACCAATTGCTTTAACTGAATCTCCGAATCATTTTGACATAGGAAAAGAGTCTACTCAACGCAAAAGAAGTCCAattttaagaccaaaaaactTATCAACAGATAACTTATCAAATATTTCTGATGATAATCTGCCCTCAAACGAAATATtagttcaaagaaaaaaaaagaaaaaacacaaacacaagaaaaaatgtcaaacttcttTGGTTGATGGATCAGAAACCGAAAACCATGATTTGGAGAGAGAGAAAACACATGAAGAAGATCAGAACGATTCAccaagacatcaaaagaaaagttccaaaaagaaaagagaaaaattgaaaaaaacaaggtCATTGTATGTTTCTGATGATGAGGATGACCAGCCAAATCCAGTTAAAAATTATGTAGCACCTGTTAAATCTGTTAAAATATCAGAATCGGAGCTTTTTCAAAGAAGAGATTCTTCGAAAAAAGAAACGAGTACTTCTGAAAAATCTGTAATGGATTCTAACACTGTAGTACTTTTAGATTCAGAATCTGATGAAGCTGAAAGCAATACTTTGGTTCCTGAAGAAAAGATTAAAACCAATTTTCAAACCGAATCAAGTTCTATTTCAGAGCCACAGCCATTTAGAGTCGAAACGGTACACAAGCCGTCCACTTTAATTATTGGAGAGAAAACGTCTTCTActtatttattagaaaaatcaAAAGAGGTCATACAATCCAGCCCTAATAAAATGAAAGATCTTAACAACATGGATCTCAACGAACTTAACGACATATATGCCAAGCTTTGTGAAAGAACGGGTATTCAACTAGAAGAGCTTTTGGGTGATTTAGTTACCAAATCATCGGTGACCAAAAACGAACACAATACAGATATTATAACAATTCAAGATACTAACAATTATAATAATGAAGCCTTTGAAGTTTGTTATGATTCCTACAATTTGGAGGAAGAGCATCTTCAACAAAATCAGTTTCAACAAGTTAATCATCAACAAATTCAACATCATGAGCAGCTGCATCAACAAGATAATCATTACCAGCAACAACTGGAACAGCAACAATTTCGAACACATCAACAgcaccaacaccaacaacaacaacaagcttTTCCGAATCATATGCATGGCTCATCCAATCATATCCAAAACAATCTCTCAGTAAACTACACTTACCAGAATTCTCTGATgccgaaattaaatttaaatgatcCTCGAATCGTGCAAAAACTGAAACAAATAAAAGACTCGCCAATTCATAACTTAAGCATCCGTGAGTCTGCCACTTGGCTCATGAATAATTGCAATTCCCAACGTCCAACATATAAGAGTTTACCACCAGTTGTAGTAAAACCGACTTCCAGTACAGCCACAACATATGGAGAGCATAAGCGACTAAAAGAGTTGGAAAAACAAGAATCCGAACTAGCGAGACAAAATAAGGAAAGAGAGAGGAATCGTTCACCAATCGAAGTGCTGGAAAATGTTCTTAAAGCTCGTTCTGTTAGTCCGAAAGTTGATAGTacacaaaaacaacaatcaaAAGATTCGTCTGGATCAGAATATGGTGAAAGTGATAAgggtaaaacaaaatcaaatgcaAAGCGGAAAAATTCTTCTGAATCTGAAAGTGTTACCACAGGTAGAAGAACTGCGGATTCGCGAACTAATGAAGACAAATCTGAAGATGAGGAAACGGTGGTTATGAGTTTTGGAAGACCCAAATCAAGGGCACGCATTGtttcatcatcatcttcttcaTCAAATGACACCATAGAGTTTCCACACTGTAAACCTTCCACTGACAATACAGAATCAAACATAGCAAAAGTGGTTAAAATCGTTATGTCCGCATTAAATCAGTCAAAGGATAATTTAGTACTAACGCCATCAAAGTCGCGAAGAAATTCAGCTCGAAAGTCAACAGATTCTACAAAAAGTGATGCAAAATCACAAAAATCCAACAGTAACTCTGTTGAAGATGGACTTAATAAAGTCGAAGACGCTtcatcaaataataaaaacagcaataacaatGGAAAATCAAAATACAAACGCCCACGTCGAAAGACAAAtgatcaattaaataaaacgcCAACAAAACCAGCTCAACCAAAACGAGGTAACAGGGAACTAGAGAATCTTAATTGCACATTTAAAGAATACAGCGATATGTTTGAAAAGTTTTTGCTGCCAACAAATGATGGAAAGAGGCTGTGCAGCGCTGCTGGTAATCCCACGAAGATGCCTGAATTCAGCTCATCAGATggtttaaatacaaaaacaagaaaaactgCAAAAAATGGTGATAGCACAGATAGCGAACTTGATCCTTCCACTAAAGTTGTTAAGGCAGCACGAATTGGTTTTCGAAGAAAGACTTACGGTGCAGAAGAAACACAACCAAGAGGAACAAACAAGTCATCGGGCTCTATAAAAGTTTGTTTTCGGCGTTTGTCAGAGCGCGAAGGGTTTAGCGTTGAAAACATACATGATATAGAATCATCAGATGAAACTGATGAGTTTGACATCGAGGAACACCGTAAAATCAAAAGTGGATTGCAAatgacatacaaaaatatcaataagGATCCATTTAATCCGGTATTGAAAGTAACCTTAAGCAGGCTTTCAACAAATGAAATAAAGAAGTGGATAAAATGTGATGAAGTTAAATCAAATAATTTGATTTCATCGATTCCTACACTTATAGCCCAAACCACTAAACCTCCAAATGAGAATGATATTTCAAAACGACGTGAAATTGGTGAAATGCCTATTCTTGTTCCATTTACTTCTAAGCCAGTTGTTACTCCCAAAAAAACAACACCAAAAGGTCCATTACATTTGAATAACGATAAAAGCATGACTCTTAATTCAACTAAAACTTGTGCCATTTGCAACAAACGGCCCAATGATCTAACAAATCATTATATCGTACAACATCAAACTGAATCCTATACCTCTCGCTTAACTTCGCAAGATATTGACAATCTTGAAGCGAACATAACTTTAGCTGTTCGTCACCGAAATCGCTATAGAGTGACGTGTGCATTTTGTCAAGTTGAGcttgaagataattttgtaaatttccacGCCCACTTCTCTTTTCATACTGGCGAATATGGATTCAAGTGTGCTGTTTGCGATTTGGTAAAACCCTATAGAGAGGATATTCGTTCCCATCAATATCGGACTAGTACATGCTTAAATGGTAAAATTCGATCAAATTACTTGTATTCTCCAGATTTGGTAGTAATTTATTTGTATGTTTGCAATTTGTGCAACTTCGTTCAACTGAACGAAGCAAATATTCACAAACACCAACGTGATCACCATGGCTTTCGGCTCGAAGATCCACAGAATGTGAAAAAGGTTATCATTGCTGCTCTGGACAATGgagaaattttaaatgaaattatgcCTGCCGATCGGGATGAGGATGACTTCCCCACTCCTCCATTAGAAAAAGATAATCAGCAGTTGGAGCAAGAGTTTTTAGATGAAAACCCACTTGACATTAAGGACGTTTTGGTAGATCAGGAACTTCCTAACACATCACAAATAGCTTCGATTGAAAATCTTCTTCAAGATATTAATGTGGATAACGATGCGTTGGCATATGAAATGGCCCCCAGTCCTGAAGATGGCCTGAAGTTGCTCCATTCCCCTTCGGATACGTCGGCAAATGTAATGACTGTCGTACATACTTCTAATGACAACACATGCCAAGAAAGTCATAAACCTATAATGGAACCATTGGATCAAAAACcagaattaaaagaaataaaaatagaatctGTTGCAAATGAGCGACTGGAAATGCCAAAAATGATTTATCGACAAATGTTTGGAGATTCATCTAATTACTTTGGAATGTATAAATGTACCAATAGCGGTTGCTGGTTTAGCTCCAATGAAGCTGAGAGATTTATTCAGCATGTAGCGACCTCTCATGACAGCATCAAACGCAAAATCAGTTTGGATTGCGCTTATTGCCAATTTAAAACTACTAAGGCTCAGAATATTGTAGGTCATGTGCGCGCAAAACACGCAAATTGCCGATATCAATGTGCTGAATGTTCTTACCGCAGTACGATACCCGGGAACGTTGCCATACACAGAAGAATGTGCCATAAAAACAGTACTCTAGATAAAGGTATCTACGAATGTGCCAGTCGTGTAAGCCAATTAAGTGACAGATTGGCTGATCTAAAGCAGAAAATGGTTGCAAATATTCCGCCCTTAAAATGTCCag attgTTCCGAAAGCTTTTATGCCATCTCATCTTTAAAGTCTCACATCCAAAAGACACATCCGTCGAGTTTCAGGAAACTGGATCCTATTGCTTTTACTGAGCTAGCATGTCTGCATTGTAAAAATGAGTCAAATGATAAAGAGAACATGCGAATTCATTTGGCGTTAGAACATCCAGATGAAATTGGTTATGTGGCAGAAAGGAAACTTAAAAATATAGGATGTGTG GACGCTGTAGAAAATCTTAATATGATCAATATAAGTTTGGCTGTTGCCCCATCCGACATATATACTGCTCTGATTGATGAGTGTGACATTATTGCTACTGCAACAGACGATGTTGGCCCAACATTAATCGAAGATGCTCCCCCTACAAAAGTTATCAAACCAAATCCTGCTGAAATCCTAACTGAAGACGTAGCATTGATATTGCCGAAATCTACATCTCCTGTCGTAGCAAACATTTCTGTGACTTCAATGGAAGAAGAAAAACGTCTACGACCTTTGCTCGAACTTCTCACCGAAAACACTGGCCCTCCTCCATCTAGCTTATACCGTTGTCCTGAATGTATCGCTTCATTTTTACATTATGAACTTTGGCAAAAACATATCATAACGCGTCATAAAATCACGAATACAGTAACATGTCCTTATTGTTCGAAGCAATTCTCACTTGAATTGGCAATAATTCATTTTGAGAGCCACCGTCGTCATGAATATATCTGCTATCATTGTGTAACGAGCTTTTGTTCAAGAGAAAAGATATTTCAGCATTTTGCATCCTTTCATCCCGAATTTCGATCAACAATCGAAAGAAAAGTTACATTTGGTGATGTGTCGTTTtctattttcaaagaaaaaatagttTCAATTGGACCAGTTGATTGGTTACCTTTATTTCAGAAATTATCTGACGCCTTGCGCCAGCAATTAAAAACAAAGCTCCAACAGAATCAACACAAAGAGTGGCTGGCGGGAATTTCTGCTCCATGTCTCGCGGAGCTTGAAGTTCCTCAGTATATCATGAATGGACTTCCACGCTACAAATGTCTTTGCAAATCATGTCCTTATGTAGGATCAGACGAAAATGCATTAAATATTCATATGAATGCACATGTAGCTCCCGACAAATACACGTGCTCGCACTGTGCCATAACTCAAAGTAACCCATGTTGGGAAAATATAAAAGACCATAAAATGCTGCATAAACAGGAATTGTACATTTGTTGcgtatgcagttttttttatcatagtTCTGCCGGAATGCTTAAACACATAGAAAAATTTCACAATTTCAGAGATGTTCCAGTAATAAGCATGTGGAGAGATGAAATTAACTATAAAAATTCCTTATCTATTGTTTTTCCAGAGAAAAAAATGACCTTTTCAACAACAGATACTTGCTTTTGTTGTTCCAAAATTATGAAAAGGAAAATAGTCccacatttgaaaaaagaacacaaaataaCTCTTTGTCCAAAATGTGTTATATGTGATGCAATAATTTTAACTCATCTAGACGCAGAGATTCATGTCAAAGAGCATAAGCAGAATTCATTTAGATTGAAGTACGAAATACTTACGCCTTTTTTATACAGAGCGATAGTCACGTCAATAGCTCCGTTTAATTTCGAAACCCgattaataaaagaaaagcgACCGTCTCAAACTCAAGACATAGCTGCctcaatatcaaaaaaaataaaacctaacGAGGATATTCCTAttgaaataaagaaagaaattgtTGTTAAAACCGAGTTCGAAGAAGAAAACGATGAAACGCCAAGTACTTCGATTAAATGTGTGAACTTACAAAATCTtatgcaaaatcaaaataacTTGACTCAAACAGGAATTATTTCTGTGCAACCAATCTCAGCAATAACAATTGGAAATCTTCAACAAACTCCATATCAAAGAGAATCCGTTGGGCGAAGTTATATTCCAAACTACACAGTGATAACAAACAATGCAGGGCTAATTGTTCCACAAAATAGTTTTGGAAATAACGTTCTGATACCATCCATAACAGCAACTTTTCCAAACCCACAAGAAATAATGCCTGTTTTGAGAAATGAAAGCACATGCTTATCAGTCAACGAACAATTACCAATATGTTGTGAAATTAATCTTCCTGAACTTGCTCCAATATGCGGCAATTGCAACCTTGAATGCACAgatttcacaaatttaaaaactcattttgcATCTACTCATTCAAATGTACGATTTTTATTTCGGTTAGCACGACAAGTTGAATGTATGTACTGTTCTTTTCGGGGTAGGGTACACTATTTATCAGCGCATCAGAGAAGCTTTCATAGCGATAAGATGCCCTTATGCCGGAGCCTAATAGATCCCAATCGCTGTGGTATTTGTAATGAGATTTTTACCAGAGCTCCTGCTGTCAATCAACTTCAGACATTTGTCTGTGCATGTCCAACACGTCAGAGATTACTTGCAGATTGCTTGGATTCAAATACATTAGCATTGCTACAAAGTTACGGTCAACATTTCGCCCAGTATACATGTGATGTGTGCAACACTCCTTACAACCGCGAACAATTATGTAGAGAACACATAGTCAAAGCTCATAAAAGAGCTTTGTATCCCAGACTGACTAACGTAGGAATGATGTTTGTTTGCTTCTCGTGTGAAAAAACAGATACATCTATTGATCGAATTATTGAGCACATAGATACAATACATTTTAGAGTCAGAGGAGACATCCCTCCTAATTGGAGATCTGTttataaaaagataaatattatttatcgaAAGGGCCTTACTATTTGTGCTGAGGACTTAAAAAATACACAATACTGTCACGATAtagaaagttttaaaaaagcTGTGAAAGATTCTGAAAaagtgttaatttaa